The genome window catcaacgtaaatttgacatacaaacaaatcattttcaagtgttttggtaaagagtgtaggatcggcctttccgactttgaatccattagtgataagaaaatctctaaggcattcataccatgctcttggggcttgcttgagcccataaagcgccttagagagtttatagacatgattagggtactcactatcttcaaagccggaaggttgctcaacatagacctcttccttgataggtccattgaggaaggcactcttcatgtccatttgataaaacttgaagccatggtaagtagcataggccaataatatacgaattgactcaagcctagctacgggtgcatacgtttcaccaaaatccaaaccttcgacttgggagtatcccttagccacaagtcgagctttgttccttgtcaccacaccatgctcatcttgcttgttgcggaagacccacttggttcctacaacattttgattaggacgtggaaccaaatgccatacctcgttcctagtgaagttgttgagatcctcttgcatcgccaccacccaatccgaatcttagagtgcttcctctaccctgcgtggctcaatagaggaaacaaaagagtaatgctcacaaaaatgtgcaacacgagatctagtggttacccccttatgaatgtcgctgaggatggtgtcgacggggtgatctcgttggattgcttggtggactcttgggtgtggcggtcttgcttcttcatcctccttgtcttgatcattagcatctcccccttgattgttgccgtcatcttgaggtggctcatttatttgatcttctactttatcaacttgagcctcatccttattttgagttggtggagatgattgcgtggaggaggatggttgatcttgtgtatttggaggctcttcggattccttaggacacacatccccaatggacatgttccttagcgcgatgcatggagcctcttcatcacctatctcatcaagatcaacttgctctacttgagagccgttagtctcatcaaacacaacgtcacaagaaacttcaacttgtccagaggacttgttaaagactctatatgcccttgtgtttgaatcatatcctagtaaaaagccttctatagtcttaggagcaaatttagattttctacctcttttaacaagtataaagcatttgctaccaaagactctaaaatatgaaatatttggctttttaccggttaggagttcgtatgatgtcttcttgaggattcggtgtagatacaaccggttaatggcgtagcaggcggtgttgaccgcctcggcccaaaaccgatccgaagtcttgtactcatcaagcatggttcttgccatgtctaatagagttctattctttttttccactacaccattttggtgTGGgtttagggagaagagaactcatgcttgatgccctcctcctcaaggaagccttcaatttgagagttcttgaactccgtcccgttgtcgcttctaatctttttgatcctcaagctgaactcattttgagcccttctcaagaatccctttaaggtttcttaggtgtgtgatttttcctgtaaaaagaatacccaagtgaagcgagaatagtcatccacaataactagacagtacttactcccgccgatgcttatgtaagctatcaggccgaataggtacatgtgtaggagttccagtggcctgtcagtcgtcatgatgttcttgtgtggatgatgaacaccaacttgcttcccatgcttggcatgcgctacaaatcatgtctttctcaaaatgaacatttgttaatcctaaaatgtgctctccctttagaagcttatgaagatttttcatcccaacatgggccagtcggcggtgccagagccaacccatgttagtcttagcaattaagcaagtgtcgagttcagctctatcaaaatctaccaagtatagctgaccctctaatactcccttaaatgctactgaatcatcacttcttctaaagacagtgacacctacatcagtaaaaagacagttgtagcccatttgacataattgagatacagaaagcaaattgtaatctaatgaatctacaagaaaaacattggaaatagaatggtcaggagatatagcaattttacccaatcctttgaccaaaccttgatttccatccccgaatgtgatagctcgttggggatcttggtttttctcataggaggataacatcttcttctcccctgtcatgtggtttgtgcacccgctatcgatgatccaacttgagcccccggatgcataaacctacaaaacaagtttagttcttgactttaggtacccaaatggttttgggtcctttggcattagacacaagaactttgggtactcaaacacaagtctttgaccccttgtgcttgcccccaacatatttggcaactaccttgccagatttgttagttaagacatatgatgcatcaaaagttttaaatgaaatgtcatggagcgtgtttggttcggcttttttctggCCAGCTTAtctgaaaagctggctgtggggaaaagctggctgttgggaaaagctggtggttagaatttaggtgtttggttcgccaGCTGTGCAGAAAAGCTGTTCGTCAGAATCTACGTGTTTGGATAATCAGATTCTCAAATTGCAGATTCTGTTCGAACAAACGATAAAATGAAACCCATAATGCAGATAAAGGTCATTACAAAATAATTAGtggagttgattacatcataagtaCCGTTACAATCACTAAGTTAACTACGACACTAATGCATTAGCAATTGCATCTCGAAAAtcactcatgtctaactcatcagatgtgTTAGTACTACTCTCACCTGCAGGTAGATCATGACTTAGGCTATTAGGTCCTACTTCATCAAAATCTCTATCGTGTAGAGCACTATCTCTAATGAAGTTATGCAATGTCATACATGCAATAATTATCTTCGATTGTTTCTCAAGCGAAAATGAAGGGAGACTTAATAGAATTCTCCACTTCATTTTGAGCACCCCAAATGATCGCTCAATAACATTTCGTAGCGATGAGTGCGCATAGTTGAATACTTCTTTGCTCCCAATAGGTTGCCTCGCATTTTGCCATTCCGTAATGTGGTACTTCTGACCCTTATAAGGTGCAAGGTACCCCTTTCTATTTGGATAACCCGAATCAacaagatagtatttacctgcaCAAACACAAAATACAAATGTTACGTACATATGACATAAAATAGTACTGTATTCTACAAATGTACAAAATATTTATATACCTTCCGGTGGATGGGGGAACCTGTCCGCATAAGTTATTAAAGTATCCTGTAGTACTCTTGTGTCATGTACGGAACCTGGCCATCCTGTcacaacaaatgtgaacctcatatcgaagtcacaTACGGCCATTACATTCTGCGACGTGTAACCGTGTCGGCCAATATATTTCGCTTGTTCCGAAGCCGGGACTGCCGCTGGAAAGTGACTACCATCTATTGCGCCTATGCAATCCTTGAAGTGTGGCCAAAACCTCGCCTCTCGCAAACGATGATGAATCTCGACGAAATGTGGGTCTTTCGGCTTGATTATGTCAGATGACATCTTATAAAGTGCATTAAGGACATCACTATACTTGCGGCTAATTGTTTCCAATGAGTGACCAAATTTATTTCTGATCTGCCTAAACGATTGTGGACCCCCACATGCCCACAAGAATATGCCAAGAGCTTCCATAGTACTGACACCCCGGCTTGGAAGCAGACCATAATTTTGTAACAACGTGTCATGCAATCGTCTAAAAACAGTTCTtcgcatgcgaaacatgtcaaaacAGTCGTTACTAATCTCCAAAGTTCTCTGAACCCATTGAATACCAGATTCGACCAATGTTCTTCTAGGAGCCTGACTGAAATGCCTGCCCCATATGTCTACAGCATATAGAGCAACAAGCATTTCTCCATCTGTTTCATCATCAGATATGTGTGCATCCATTTCATCATCAGATGTGTGTGCATCCATTTCATCATCAGATGTGTGTTCATAAGGGTCACACATCTGCATGGACACAACCAACAGCCACAAATTCATATGCAACCACAGTTTATAAAACACATATTAAAGAAGCCGAACAGTTTACAGGCATATGAAGTTCACAGATTCACATTGGTCACAAACTTACAACTCTGATTATTCAAATACATGTTCAACTCGAATATTTGGAAAATTGTTTGAAAGCGAAAATGATACGTACGAAAACTGACACGACATGACTCATTAAGCAGACACAACTAACATAATACTGAACATAAGCCTCTGTTGTCGGAGCAGCAGCATCTAGGTGGACTTTTTAACATCTATCTCGAATGCATGGCGCAGCCAAGCGTTCCTCCCTTCTGATGTCTTCAGTGCAGAAAATATGTCTCTATACTTTTTCGAAGTGAACAGATGCGTGGCAAACAAATGGAGGTCACTGCCTTCTGGTGATCCATCATCGATCACTTGTTGCAACTGCGCACTCACCTCAATACGCACAGGTTCGGTCTCATTAGAGGTTATGGACTTGTTAGTGGTCCTTGAACGTGACTCAAAAGCCTCGACAAGGCGTTTCATGTACTCTTCCCTCGAATCTTTTTTCCTCTTTGGTTTAGGAGAATCATGACGCACCTTACGCTTCCCAGTCGCATTTGAACATGGATCAGGTGTGCTGTTTTCACCCCCACCTAAAGTGGCTTCCAAATGATCATCAGAAGATGAATTAGCATCCTCGATGCCAGGAACAAGGGTTCTTTCATTTGTGCAGACAATGGGTCCAAACATAACCTTTAGCTCGTCCTCATTCTCTAGAGGGGCTGTTTTGAACATAATACAACCTGGCATTGCCTGCACCAAATGGTAGTTCCTAGTTTTAGATGGCCAATACTATTGTTAGTCTAGGAAAAAAGATCTacttacttcattttgcttggcccaccactcatctggcgcactgattgaaccagtatgagggtctcgaccaagaccTGTAGCCCTTTCATTAAGAGTTTTCCACTGGGTAAACATTCTCTTCAACGAATCCcacctattcttcatttgatccCTTGTGTACGTGCGACCAGTGCGTTCCTTAAACTTTCTTATCAGGTTAGCATACCCTTCGGCGTTTAGGAATTGTGGTGGCCTGTTTCGTGCATTCACCTCTTCTACACATATTTCTGTGTAAATTTTTGTTGCTCTACTATCCCACTTAGCAATCACTTTGCCAGACTTGTCCATCTAGTGACAAATAGTGTACACGATTGAAAAAACGTATTCAAGTTTTAGTAACTACGACAACATAAATAACAGGGAACTGACCATAATGAAATAAAAGTAGTACCATAAGCAGTCACATCCGTCTGTCATAATTACATAAAGGGAGTGACGAAATGAAAGTGCTGCTGAACACAAAAGCACAACGAACAGTTTTCAAAGTCGCATTTACCAAAAGCCTGATCTATCCCAGTCCCACTACTAACACCTTACTGTAACATGATCCAAGTTAAACTTCATTGTCACTAAACGATGGCATCTGGTCGGAGTCATATTCAACACCCCAGAAGTTTGCAAAGTGCTCTGCAAAGTCCCAATCCGGACTAAGGTACTCCTCAGCTgggggtggtgaggacaaggCAGACGGTTCATAGCTCCTGTCCGCAGGGTTGTTTACGTTGTTCACGTTGTCCAATTTTTCTTGCAACACCAGAGAGTCTTGCTCAAGCATGCAAGCAATGTCCTCCAATGCTACACGTAATTTGGTAGCCTCAAATGAGGTCAACCCGCGTCCTGGACGAATAGTTTCACGAGCTACGGAAAAAATCTTGTCCGCAATCtcttgcatccttccaattgccttgtcagctatggagtctgctgaatccatctgatgtggattAAGGTGGTTAGTGAACTAGACAGTACGACAATTAACTTACATCCATTCAAATACTCTACCAAATTTGGGTTCAATATATAATCATAAAGATAATGAGGTTGGCAATCATGGAGGGTATCCCTCAACCCTTAATATGAGGGATACAACATATCAATGGATTGGAGTTAACCGGGAACAATAATTGGTAATCTCTTCTGTATTGAAAAATAACATCCCCCCATAAACAATGTTTGTGATCTCTTATCCTAACCGTGGACTCATTGTTCAGGTGTACTGACAAAGAATGAACTAAAACAAGCCATGGATCCACGTTATTGGAACAAATACACAACATGTATGGTGATAAATAAGTCATCAACAAATTGAGTGGCACGGTACCTTTGCTTGACTGGAGGTTGCAACCGAAGTCCTCGAATCCCAGATGATCTTGGAACCGAACACCTTCAATTCGAAGTGATACGAAAATCTGTAGGCGGCAATGAAGAAAAATATTCTGTTAGTACGTGGTTGATGACAGTGGACCTACTGGACATGAGGGGGAGGGGTGTCGCGGGATCGAGGATGAACCCTAGCAACACGACATCACGCAGCGGGGTTAGGGTAAGGATGGACGCGAGGTACACCGTACCTTACGAAGATGCAGACGCGATGGTTGGGATGACGCGGAACCTTGACGACGGAGCAAGGGCGGCGGCGTCACTGCGGCAACCATACAGACAGAGGAAAAGGGTGAAGGAAACGTGGCAATGCGAGGAGAAGACGGTGGGGACGGCAATGGGAGGAGGGATCCGTACCTGCGTACACCGGCGGCGATGCGTGGGATGCGGACCGGTGGCGCTCCGTTCGgttcgcggcggcggcggaggagcgTGCGAGGGAACCCTAGGCTAACTGCGCGCGGCTTTGGACGGAAGCCAACTGAGCAGCGCTTCACGAGGTAAGTGGGCGGGCGGCTTCTTACCCAATCGCTTCGCCCAGATGCCGCGCGAGAAGTTGGGCGTTTGGTTTCAGCTTCAGcttctggcggccagaagccgcccagaagctgaaccaaacagccacatgatcatttgatgcactaggagttttcttcttaggcaacttagcacgggttggttgcctagaactagatgtctcacccttatacataaatgcatggttagggccagagtgagacttcctagaatgaattctcctaattttgttctcaggataaacggcagggtacaaaatgtaaccctcattatcttgaggcatgggagccttgcccttaacaaagttggacaatttcttaggaggggcattaagtttgacattgtcccccttttggaagccaatgccatccttaatgccagggcgtctcccactataaagcatactatgagcaaatttaaatttttcattttcaagttcatgctcggcagttttagcatctaattttgctatatgatcattttgttgtttaattaaagccatgtgatcatgaatagcatcaacattaatgtctctacatctagtacaaaaggaagtatgttcaacaatagatgtagtgggtttgcaagattttaattctacaaccttagcatgcaatatattatttttatccctaagatcggaaattgtaacattgcaaacatctagttctttagccttagcaagcaattttttattttcattcctaaggctagcaagagtaatgtttaattcttcaatcttagcaagcaaattatcattatcatttctaagattgggaatagaaacatcacaaacatttgaatcaaccttagctaacaaattagcattcccatttctaaggttgtctatagtctcatggcaagtgcttagctcactagatagtttttcacatttttctacttctagagcgtaagcatttttaactttaacatgcttcttgttttctttaataaggaagtcctcttgggagtccaagagatcatccttctcatggatagcactaatcaattcatttaatttttctttttgttgcatgtttaagttggcaaaaagagtacgcaaattatcttcctcatcactagcattatcatcgctagaggactcatatctagtggaggatttggatttaaccttcttctttttgccgtcctttgccatgaggcacttgtggccgacgttggggaagagaaggcccttgttgatggcgatgttggcggcgtcttcgtcggaggaggagtcggaggagctctcgtccgagtcccactcgcggcatacatgagcgtcgccacccttcttcttgtagtatttcttgttctcctttcttctccccttcttgtcgtcgcccctgtcactgtcactagaaataggacattttgcaataaagtgaccgggcttaccacacttgtagcaaaccttcttggagcggggcttgtaatctttccccttcctttgcttgaggatttggcggaagctcttgatgacgagcgccatttcctcgttgtcgagctttgaggcgtcgattggttgtctactcggtgtagactcctccttcttctcctccgtcgccttaaatgcgaccggttgtgcttcggatgtggagggatcgtcTAGcttattgattttctttgagcccttgatcatgtacttaaagctcacaaaattcccgattacttcttcgggagtcattagtgtatatctaggattaccacaaattaattgaacttgagtagggttaaggaaaataagcgatctaagaataaccttaaccatctcgtggtcatcccattttttgctcccgaggttgcgcacttggttcaccaaggttttgagccggttgtacatatcttgtggctcttcccctttgcgaagccggaagcgaccgagctccccctcgatcgtctcccgcttggtgatcttggttagctcatctccttcgtgcgcggtcttgagcacgtcccaaacttccttggcgctctttaatccttgcaccttgttatactcctctcgacttagagaggcgaggagtatagttgtggcttgggagttgaagtgctcgatttgggccacctcgtcctcatcataatcctcatcccctacggatggtacctgtgctccaaactcaacaacattccatatacttttgtggagtgaggttaggtgaaatttcatcaactca of Zea mays cultivar B73 chromosome 8, Zm-B73-REFERENCE-NAM-5.0, whole genome shotgun sequence contains these proteins:
- the LOC103636815 gene encoding putative nuclease HARBI1: MFGPIVCTNERTLVPGIEDANSSSDDHLEATLGGGENSTPDPCSNATGKRKVRHDSPKPKRKKDSREEYMKRLVEAFESRSRTTNKSITSNETEPVRIEMCDPYEHTSDDEMDAHTSDDEMDAHISDDETDGEMLVALYAVDIWGRHFSQAPRRTLVESGIQWVQRTLEISNDCFDMFRMRRTVFRRLHDTLLQNYGLLPSRGVSTMEALGIFLWACGGPQSFRQIRNKFGHSLETISRKYSDVLNALYKMSSDIIKPKDPHFVEIHHRLREARFWPHFKDCIGAIDGSHFPAAVPASEQAKYIGRHGYTSQNVMAVCDFDMRFTFVVTGWPGSVHDTRVLQDTLITYADRFPHPPEGKYYLVDSGYPNRKGYLAPYKGQKYHITEWQNARQPIGSKEVFNYAHSSLRNVIERSFGVLKMKWRILLSLPSFSLEKQSKIIIACMTLHNFIRDSALHDRDFDEVGPNSLSHDLPAGESSTNTSDELDMSDFRDAIANALVS